GCTTTTGCCATCTACAGTCAAAATATTGTCATTCGGTTTCACTCCGGCTTTTTCTGCAGGAGACCCTTTTATTGGAGACACAACAATAATGCTGTCATCCTTTTCTTGTATTTCGGCTCCAATTCCTTCAAATGAAGAAGAAATACTTTCATTAAAGCTAGATGCCTCCTCCTGGTTCATATAATCAGAATAAGGATCATCTAATGCTGTGAACATGCCGTCAATGGCTCCATTCACCAAGTCTTCTGTGTCGACATCTTGATAAAATTTATCCTTTATCGTATCGTACGCAGAGTAAAGCTTAGAAAATTCGCTTCTGTCTGTACCAACCGTAACAGCTGGCTCTTCGCCAAACGCGAGTGCAACGGTTGTAATCCCTGCAGCTAATATAACCGTAAAGAAAATAAGCATGACAAAGTGAAATTTCTTTATGCGGATAAAACTGTGATCTTTATCTCCCGCTTCGTTTTCCTCATTTATGTTCTTTTCATTCTCCAAATAATTCACCACTTTCATTTGCCCTTTTGGCACCGCGATACATGCCTTTTATAATCAACAGTATCAAAAAAATTGGGTTAATTTATGACATAATTATGAATAAATTTTGAACAAAATATCTTTTCTTTAGATTTTTCTAACTTGTTCAAAATATTCCTCTAATGTCCAATTGTTTTCAAAGATATCTTTTGCTGATTTTTTGCCGACATACCGGTAATGCCATGGCTCAAATTTATATTTGGTGATATCCTCTTTTCCTTTCGGATAGCGAAGAATAAACCCGTAAAGATGGGCTTTATCATGGAGCCATTTTCCTTCTTTCGTGTCTTCAAACTCTTCGGTGAGCAGGAAATCGGCACTTTCAGCAGAGATATCCATTGCAAGCCCTGTCTGATGCTCACTGTTTCCTGGATATGCGACTGCTTCTTCTGCTTTTTTCTCTCCGACCTTATCAACTTCTGCCTTAAACAGAACGGACTGACGGTCGTAGGATCGGTAACCTGACACTGCATACAGGATGACACCGTCTTTTTTTGCAGCATTGAACATTTCTTCCAAGGCAGATGCTGCTTCTTTTCTCAAATAGCTTTTTTCGATGTCTTGATCTCCAAAGGAAAACAGCACATCAGGCCTTACCATATCTTCCGGTGCATAACCATCAGGTAAACCGAAATCCTTGTTGACAAGAGAGACAGTATTCGTCGGATTTTGAATAATGTTCCGGCCGTCCACCACTTTAATGTCATTGAAAAATGCTGCTTCAAGAGTCCAAGGGATTTCCTCCTCAGAACCTTCGCTTTCTGAGTCATTTTCCTGTGTGCTGTCTGCAGTTCCTTCTTCATTTGATTGCTCTGTGTCTTTATCTCCATTCCCCGTTGTTTCTTCTGAAGCCTTATCCTTATTTAAAAAGGGAATGTGTTCTGTAATGCCATCCAGTTTACTGCACCCTGTCAAAAGGGCAGTAAGCAACAGCAGCAGCGCTAGTTTTTTCATTCTCCACCCCATATTACACTTGTACAAAAGTACGCTTATTCTTTAATTGCAGCTTCGAGTGACACCTCAATCATTTCATTGAAAGTTGTCTGTCTTTCTGAAGCTGTCGTTTCCTCTCCTGTCAAAACATGGTCACTTACAGTTAATACAGACAACGCTTTGCGGTTAAATTTAGCTGCTAATGTATAAAGTGCTGCTGATTCCATTTCAATCGCTAGAATTTGGTATTTAGCCCATTTTTCCAGCTCAGAATTATCGTTATAGAACATATCTGCCGTAAATACATTCCCGACTTTAAGAGAAAGGCCCTTTTCAATGCCTGCATCATATGCCTTTTTAAGCAGATCAAAGTTTGCTGTCGGTGCATAGTCTACGCCACCGAAAGTAATGCGGTTCATTTGCGAGTCAGTTGAAGCGCTCATTGCTAAAATGACATCGCGAACTTTAACATCCTGCTGGATAGCACCGCAAGTTCCGACTCTGATTAGATTTTGAACGTTATAGCTTGTCATTAATTCATTCACGTAAATTGCGATTGAAGGAGCTCCCATGCCTGTTCCTTGAACAGAAATTCTTTTTCCTTTATATGTACCTGTATATCCAAACATATTTCTCACTTCGTTATAGCATACCGCATTCTCCAAAAAATTCTCCGCGATATACTTTGCTCTCAAAGGATCTCCAGGAAGGAGTACCGTTTCTGCAATTTCGTTTTCTTTTGCGCCAATATGTACACTCATTTTTAAGTACCTCCATTGATAAGAACATTTCAATAAAAAAATATATTAGGAATCATTTCCATATCCTAAACATTCACTATTTGTACTATATCATATTCTAGATTTGGGATAAATACAATTAATAGCAGGATAACAAAACTTTAATCGGCAATACTAATTTTAGCTTTTCCTTTGGGTTAGGAAAACATGCTAATACACACAAGTAACTTTTAAAATTTAAATGTTGAAGGAGATATTATTATGGGAAAAAAGCATCGCAATCGAATTAACTCTCCTAAAAAAAATAATCATATACCGAAAGAAGCCATTATTGCTGAACACGAAGCACATGGCAAAGAAATGTCTGCTAGAGAAAGAAAGAACTAAAAAAAGCAGGTGTGACCAAAAACAGTCACACCTGCTTTTTTAACCTGCATATTTGTTGATTAAATGATAGAGATTCCCCTTTAAGTCTGCCAGCTCCTGCTTATGAATACGCAAGGAGACATAGCTTTCATCCATATCAAGAGCCTCTGCGAATAATCCAGACAGCCCCCTTTGTTTTCTGTCAATCTGAAGCATAACATCGAGCTCATTTTCTGTAGCTGTTAGAATGACTAATTCAACCTCATCCAGCTTACCCCTAAAAGAACCGGAGACCGGAACGAATTCAAACTCCTGCACGAATGGAAGTCGCATTCGATGTGCCCGGCCTGCCTCTTTACAGCCGCCGCTTTTCATATGAAAACCCAGCTCCTCAAA
This DNA window, taken from Niallia sp. Man26, encodes the following:
- a CDS encoding M15 family metallopeptidase, giving the protein MKKLALLLLLTALLTGCSKLDGITEHIPFLNKDKASEETTGNGDKDTEQSNEEGTADSTQENDSESEGSEEEIPWTLEAAFFNDIKVVDGRNIIQNPTNTVSLVNKDFGLPDGYAPEDMVRPDVLFSFGDQDIEKSYLRKEAASALEEMFNAAKKDGVILYAVSGYRSYDRQSVLFKAEVDKVGEKKAEEAVAYPGNSEHQTGLAMDISAESADFLLTEEFEDTKEGKWLHDKAHLYGFILRYPKGKEDITKYKFEPWHYRYVGKKSAKDIFENNWTLEEYFEQVRKI
- the deoD gene encoding purine-nucleoside phosphorylase, which encodes MSVHIGAKENEIAETVLLPGDPLRAKYIAENFLENAVCYNEVRNMFGYTGTYKGKRISVQGTGMGAPSIAIYVNELMTSYNVQNLIRVGTCGAIQQDVKVRDVILAMSASTDSQMNRITFGGVDYAPTANFDLLKKAYDAGIEKGLSLKVGNVFTADMFYNDNSELEKWAKYQILAIEMESAALYTLAAKFNRKALSVLTVSDHVLTGEETTASERQTTFNEMIEVSLEAAIKE